From one Triticum aestivum cultivar Chinese Spring chromosome 4B, IWGSC CS RefSeq v2.1, whole genome shotgun sequence genomic stretch:
- the LOC123089939 gene encoding pentatricopeptide repeat-containing protein At3g47530-like codes for TTPSLPSPALSCHCHGTGAACVARPPPRPLRIPLPAAAALLASASPLPVRRFLQLHAHLLRTGVLPLAPAAAAALLSLAAASLPPLRALAVLHHHLTPASVPSTFCCNSILRSLSEPSALGFLRRMRGLGRRGNAFSLAIILKPCRTLAHARQLHANVVAEGHLRDALLATSLMRSYATCGAGDSARKVFDEMLVKDTVAWNVLITCYARNKRTKDTLRLFDEMRKGDGEAGPDEVTCILLLQACTSLGALDFGEKIWEYAVEHGYGGELKVRNSLITMYTRCGCVEKAYQVFCETPRKSVVTWSAMISGLAANGFGEDAILAFEEMSKSGVAPDAQTFTGVLSACSHSGLVDEGFRFFDMMRCEYQMMPNVRHYGCIVDLMGRAGLLDEAYQLVVKEMKVAPDATIWRTLLGTCRVHGHVDLGEKLISHLIELKAQQAGDYVLLLNTYAAVGDWIKVAEVRKLMKENGIQTTPGCTTVELNGELHEFIADDDSHPRKAEIYGKLDEINRHLRIAGYVPNVSSELHDLDSEGKECALTYHSEKLAIAFALLVMPQRRPIRLAKNLRVCVDCHNFTKVFSGVYNRLVIVRDRTRFHHFEGGQCSCNDYW; via the coding sequence ACGACGCCGTCACTCCCGTCTCCCGCCCTCTCGTGCCACTGCCATGGCACTGGCGCCGCGTGTGTCGCGCGCCCTCCGCCCCGTCCCCTCCGCatccccctccccgccgccgccgcgctcctcgcCTCGGCATCGCCTCTCCCGGTGCGCCGCTTCCTCCAGCTCCACGCGCACCTGCTCCGCACGGGCGTCCTCCCcctcgcgcccgccgccgccgccgcgctcctctcACTCGCGGCCGCCTCCCTCCCGCCCCTCCGCGCgctcgccgtcctccaccaccacctcacCCCGGCCTCCGTCCCCTCCACTTTCTGCTGCAACTCCATCCTCCGCTCCCTCTCGGAGCCCAGCGCCCTCGGCTTCCTCCGCCGCATgcgcggcctcgggcgccgcgggAACGCCTTCTCCCTGGCCATCATCCTCAAGCCCTGCCGCACCCTCGCCCACGCGCGCCAGCTGCACGCCAACGTCGTGGCCGAGGGCCACCTCCGCGACGCCCTTCTGGCCACCTCGCTGATGCGGTCCTATGCCACCTGTGGCGCCGGGGACAGCGCGCgcaaggtgttcgacgaaatgcttgTCAAGGACACCGTCGCGTGGAACGTTCTCATCACTTGCTACGCGAGGAATAAGAGGACGAAGGACACTCTGAGGCTCTTCGATGAGATGAGGAAAGGTGATGGTGAGGCGGGGCCGGATGAGGTGACCTGCATTCTGCTCCTCCAGGCATGCACGAGCCTGGGCGCGCTCGACTTCGGGGAGAAGATCTGGGAGTATGCGGTGGAACATGGTTATGGTGGCGAGCTGAAGGTGCGCAACTCATTGATCACGATGTACACGAGGTGCGGGTGTGTGGAGAAGGCGTACCAGGTTTTCTGTGAGACTCCTCGGAAGAGTGTGGTCACATGGAGTGCGATGATCTCGGGATTAGCAGCAAATGGCTTCGGGGAGGATGCTATCTTGGCATTTGAGGAAATGAGTAAATCAGGTGTTGCTCCTGATGCGCAGACTTTTACTGGTGTGCTCTCTGCATGCAGCCATAGTGGGTTGGTTGATGAGGGTTTCAGGTTTTTTGATATGATGCGCTGTGAGTATCAGATGATGCCAAATGTTCGCCATTATGGATGCATTGTTGATCTAATGGGCCGTGCTGGGTTGCTTGATGAAGCATACCAGCTTGTGGTTAAAGAGATGAAGGTTGCACCTGATGCGACAATTTGGCGAACTCTTCTTGGTACATGCCGGGTGCATGGTCATGTTGATCTTGGAGAGAAGCTCATCAGTCATCTAATTGAACTGAAAGCGCAGCAAGCTGGTGATTATGTTCTACTGTTAAATACCTATGCGGCGGTTGGGGATTGGATAAAGGTAGCGGAAGTTAGGAAGTTGATGAAGGAGAATGGAATCCAAACTACCCCTGGCTGCACAACTGTAGAGCTTAACGGTGAGCTCCATGAATTTATTGCAGATGATGATTCACATCCAAGAAAGGCTGAGATTTACGGGAAGCTTGATGAGATAAACAGGCATTTGAGAATTGCTGGTTATGTTCCAAATGTGTCATCTGAGTTGCATGATTTGGATTCAGAGGGGAAGGAATGTGCCCTGACCTATCACAGTGAAAAGCTAGCAATCGCTTTTGCTCTTCTTGTGATGCCACAGCGTAGACCAATACGGCTGGCAAAGAATCTCCGTGTTTGTGTAGATTGCCACAATTTCACGAAGGTATTTTCTGGCGTTTATAACCGATTAGTGATTGTAAGAGACAGAACCCGATTTCATCATTTCGAGGGAGGCCAGTGTTCATGCAATGATTATTGGTAG